The segment CGCCCTGTTCTTGCGCCAGCTCTCACGATAATAAAATCTACAGACCCGTAAGCTGCAAAGATAATATGAAATTCATAAAATTACCGCTACTGGCGCAAATCTCATCAGCGCATTTGGTGAGTCACTTCCATATGATGGTGCTACCTGCACTTATTCCGCTGCTGTCAGCTCAGCGCGATATCAGTTTTGTTGAACTCGGGTTTGCGCTTAGCGTATTCAACATTGTCTCCGCCTGTGTGCAGACGCCAATTGGTTTTATGGTGGATCGCATTGGCGCACGCCGTACGTTAACCGCGGGTTTGGCGCTCGGCAGCCTCTGTTTTCTCTCGCTCGGTTTCTCAGGCAGCTATGTTTGGCTGGTTGCCGCGATGGGGCTGGCTGGCGTGGCAAACGCGGTTTATCACCCGGCGGATTACGCCTTACTGTCGCGCGGGATTGATGAGAAACGCATGGGCCGCGCGTTCTCGGTGCATACCTTCTCCGGCTTTCTGGGCACGGCCATTGCGCCCGGCATTTTGCTGTCCGTTGCCGCCTTTTCCGGCATCAGTAGCGCATTCATCGTTTCCGGCGTCATCGGCTTGCTGACGATACCGCTGCTTCTGACGGATAACGATGAACCTAGCCGAGTGAAGCCTGCGGCGACAACAGGCGCCCAGCCGGGCAAATCGCGCGCGCCCGTGTTCACACTGCCGATTCTGGCGCTGCTGATTCTGTTCCTGCTGCTGAATTTAAGTACGGGTTCAATCCAGAACTTCTCGGTGACGGCGCTAGTCACGGGCTACGATTTGTCGCTGTCACAGGCAAACGTGGCGCTGACCGCGTTCCTGTTCGCCAGCGCCTTTGGCGTACTGGCTGGCGGCGCACTGGCGGATAAAACCAAGCGCCACGGGCTGGTCGCGACGGCAGCGCTGGCCGTGACCGCCGTGCTGGTCAGTATTGTTGCCCTGTATTCCTTACCGACTATCGTGCTCGTGCCGCTGCTGGCCGCCGCCGGTTTCCTCTCCGGTATGATCGCCCCTTCTCGGGATATGCTGGTACGCGCCGCCTCACCGCCGGGGGCGGAAGGTCGGGTATTTGGGATTGTTTCTACTGGCTTCAACATCGGCGGTGCCGCAGGGCCAGTGCTGTTCGGCTGGCTTCTGGATCACGGTCACCCTCACGCCATTTTCTGGTCTGCCGTCATCTTTATGCTAATCACGGCTTTCATCACGCTGCTACAGGAAATGCGCAGCGCCAAACGGCGTGCATTGGCCTGATAAAACGTTTTTCAACGTCGCTTGCGACAGCCCAAAGGGTGGCGGGCAGGAAGCTCGCCATAAAAAAGCCAGCTCCGCAG is part of the Pectobacterium carotovorum genome and harbors:
- a CDS encoding MFS transporter; translated protein: MKFIKLPLLAQISSAHLVSHFHMMVLPALIPLLSAQRDISFVELGFALSVFNIVSACVQTPIGFMVDRIGARRTLTAGLALGSLCFLSLGFSGSYVWLVAAMGLAGVANAVYHPADYALLSRGIDEKRMGRAFSVHTFSGFLGTAIAPGILLSVAAFSGISSAFIVSGVIGLLTIPLLLTDNDEPSRVKPAATTGAQPGKSRAPVFTLPILALLILFLLLNLSTGSIQNFSVTALVTGYDLSLSQANVALTAFLFASAFGVLAGGALADKTKRHGLVATAALAVTAVLVSIVALYSLPTIVLVPLLAAAGFLSGMIAPSRDMLVRAASPPGAEGRVFGIVSTGFNIGGAAGPVLFGWLLDHGHPHAIFWSAVIFMLITAFITLLQEMRSAKRRALA